The DNA region TCGGCCACAAGAGTTCACCACTACCACTGTTGTGCATGAACGCGCTAAAAGAGCGCATTAGTTGAATTTGCTCATGTTTTGGTGAACTGACAAAGCCTTCTTCAGGGTGTAACCCTAAGCACATAGTTTCCCCTTTTGTGGATACAAGCTGATCGTAAACATCTCAACCAAAAGCCAGTAAACTCACCGTTGTAAATGCAAATTGAGACCACTAACTCATCCAAAAACGCGTAGAAGGTAACGATATAATGTGTACAGAATAAGACAACATGAATACATATCAAGACAAAAAACAAGAgagatgaatataatataaatataatataaatacagtatatcgtCATTATCAGCAACAGCAGAATGCCACATGTTTCAGAGCAATTACAATGACTGAAGTCACTTCTTCATTTAGTCCTGGATAAGCTGTGGCCTGCGTTTTGTGTACAAACGCACCTCATTAGTCTTAAAGTCACTGAATTGCTTACATTGCTTTACATCAGGACAATGGTTGCAAAAGCCACATTTGTAAGTATCCTTTAATGGTTAATGAAGCCGTTTTAATCTCACCAGGCACTAACTTTTCTCGTAGTGTGCTAATTTAACTATGCTAACCTCTTTTTAGGTTTTTTCCCCATAATTGCTCTgaagaatatgaatatattttggttATTATGATTTTGAACTGCTGCATAATTTAGTTCATGCAGGCTAAATACAATGTCAATTGCATCTACAGTATACTTTAACTGCACCTCTTGTATTCACTTTCtgcataatataaaacattgtttttgaatTGGTAAAACATATTGTAGTGATGGTCAATGTGATTCCAATGTTCCAACAGTAGGTGAAAAATGTTGACCCGTATCCAGTGAGTGAATGTCCAAACCATAATTATATTTGGGTGATGTTCCCTTTTATTGATGCACAATGTTATAGACAGAAATGTTTAACTTGATGAGATGAAAATGAGCGTTAAGTAATCCAGGGTTATTTGCTGTTTGACAGTTTCTTGATTATTATTCCAGTCGGGGCCTGTTCACCTGGGACCTTAAAACAGCTGGACAGTGTTACTTCACAGACTGGCATGCACGACCCTCTTGCTGTAGTAGCTGTAGCTGTAATTATTGACATACATTAGAAGACATATGGATATACATGCTCAATGGCTACTACacatatatttagtatatatagtatacaatAATTAATTGAGTTTAGGAAGTGGGCAGTGGTTTGGGTAAGGGGGTGGATGGGTAGGAGGACGAAGTTCTACTAAAAAATGATTTAAGCaacttagaaagattatccttgcaaaaaaaaacattcttgagtcataaacacaggagagaaaactatttagatcagacttacaCAATAGATCAttagaacttttttttttctcgatTTCCTTTTAAGTATTTTCAAGTATTAAGTAgcttaatataatatttcatgCTGTTCTCTGTAGCATGGAGGAGTGTGAGGCTCTGTGCACCAGACTTGGCATTATGGTGAACGGCAGGTTTAAATGCCTGGGCAGCATCCAACATCTCAAGAACAGGTCAGGATAAAGCTCCTCCTTCCTTTTGTGATTTAATGACTACTatttgttatatgttatattatagtTGCTACTGGTGCTTATCAtacaagaaaatgttttctttgtttgaaaaCAACTTTGGCAATCATGTTTCTATGATCATGTTCCAGGTTTGGGGATGGCTACATGATCACAGTGCGGACCAAGAGCAGTTCCAATGTGAAGGAGGTGGTTCGGTTCTTTAACAGAAACTTCCCTGAGGCTGTACTGAAGGTAGATTACTGCAGCTGCCTCTGTGCTTTGTACCAGTGAATCCAGTGAGCCACAGAAAAAGGATTGATTTCCCTCAGGTGCCcagtattttttacttttattttctacaaAGTCTAGAAAGTCTTATAGACAGGTGCTTTGGATCAAAAACGTCATTGTGAAAGAAGGAGTTTCCCTTTGGTAATGACAAGACTTGAGTGAACATCCAGTAAGGTTAGCGCAGCATTCTTCACATATTAGATTAACTTATTGATGTGTTAAAGTGAGAAATATTGCAAATCATTTGTTTGTCACACTGTTTAGTTTGTAGTGCATGTTATCACAGAAGATCTTTACGTCTTTACATACTAAGTTGTTTTTCTGGTTCTACAGCCCATAGCTTTACTTCTGTGGTTTAGTCTCATCACTCTTACCAATCTgtttttcagcagcagcagtaagtGAACTACACGACCTGCTACGCACCAAGCAACAGATCAAGTTTAAGCCACCCCACCCTGATTGTTCAAATGTCAGCCCTAAGAAACGAACGGGTTGAGAATGGACAAATCGTCTacttgtttttgaaatgttattatttaaacactttaattgacatacaaaaaagtaaacaaaccaTGAAGCAAACAAACCACAACACACAAGTATAGAATGACACAttatacaacaatataaaacataagaAGGGGATtaacagtagtattagtaatcaTAGTGTGTGCTCTGTTTAGGGGGAACCAAGCTTTTAAAATATACTCGCATACTGTAGTGCTGCTTAGTCTGTAATAACTGAAGATACGCGGGGCTGAAATGGATTCCCAAATTTGATCCCAATTAATTCCAGAATTGTATTTAGTATCGCTGATCATATCATCTATTTGTTCcatactaataaaataaaaatcaaagaaCCATGTTTCcattaagaaacatttttggCTTACGGAATCTTCACATTTAACAAAATCATTCTTTTAGCAAAATCATTCTTTCAGCAGCCAAAAAGGCCAAGCCTACAACTTTCCTGTCTTTTACTGACCTTAGCTGTGCAGCCCTTTGCCCGAGCAAGCAAACAACAGGACAAGGTGAAAGGtttatattcattatttctGAAATCGTATGAAACACTTCTGTCCAAAAGGACTTGACTGCAGGACAGTGCCACAGCATATGAATCAGGGTCCCACAACCATcccagcagaggaggaggagctttgatcaaaggtcactgtgacatcacaaaaaacatttttggccAAGAATCAAGAATTCTTATCACAACTTTAAACAAATATCTGATAGGatatgatgaagtgatgacatcaTGGATGGACTTGGACGTAAACTTGACTGGTTAATGAAGGCAAACAACTGCGGGGCAGTTAttctagtttgtttttttcctgttcAATAGTTtccatttcatatttttattttttttctaaatgccTCAAAGTTTATTGTATCCTTCTTTTTGGAGAGTGTTCAGACATTAAGCCTGTTGTTATATTTGCAGGAGCGTCACCACACCAAGGTCCAGTACCAGTTGAAATCTGAGAGGATCTCCCTGGCTCAGATCTTCAGTAAGATGGAGCAGGTGGTGGAGGTGCTGGGCATTGAGGACTACTCTGTCAGTCAGACTACTCTGGACAATGTGAGTCAACGTGTCTCTCTGGCTCGACTTCTTGCAGGACTTCAACACGGAAAgaattaattcaaatgaattaataaaataaatttcctttttttctgctCAGGTGTTTGTCAACTTTGCCAAGAAGCAGAGTGACAACCTGGAGCAGCAGGAAGTGTCTCCCCCGGGTGGTGGTCAATCCCCCCTTCAGCGCATCCTCAACCTGCTGAAGTCTCGGCCGGCCAACACGGAGCTCAACGCTCTGATCAGCGAGGCGCCCGAGGAGCTGGAGAGTGACGATGATGAAGGACTCATCAGCTTTGAAGAGGAGAGGGTGggtggattattattatttatttattttattaaaatcttGTAGGAAACATGAGCGACAGAAAAagcacacatgtacatgtacacaggaTTTTAGGTGCAGCAGCCAAAAAGGAAAAATTGCAAACGTGCATTTAACACTGTCTGTTTTCCTGAGAATATAGCAGTatgtaaatgtacataaatatattaGGGTGTCACCATTTTGTGTCACTTTCAATTTCGATCATCGAAATCAAAAGCGGATGAGAAAAAAAATTCAAATCACAATGAAGTTTATAAACTACTAAAAATAGAACATGCGGCCTTACCCTAATTGCGTGGTACGGTACTGCACAGCACGGCTCTACTCAACATGACTGACtcactttttttgtatttcaagtTATCTGTTATCTGGTACTTTTTAGTACCACCTCATGCAAGGTTCCAAGCGAGCTGAGAAGATAATAGAAGGTGGAgttaaacactgcagaccactgattggtcagagaacCGTCACCAACGTGACACAGGACTTCCTGCACAAACCTGGCAGAGAAGTAGTTTCAGTCAGGGCACGTCTCTCTTGCACTTTTCAGGTCTAGTCAAGTATGGAGCCCGAGCAAAATGTCCATTATCCTAACATTATACAACCGTTTTCACATGCTAAACATGACGAGTAAATTAACTTTGACATGTAAAAATAGTTGGTTGCACCTTTTTTTGCAtgattcttattttattattgcttGCTGCTGCACAAGATAACCTACAGTATATATGGATGTGTGTTTGGCAGGTGCAGCTCTCCTTCAACACAGACACTCTTTGTTGAAATGAGCACCTTAAAGATCAGAGACGTGGCGAGTAACAGAGGAAGAAAACCCCCACCCGTCTTTCTGAGCTCTGAGGTCTGGAGGAAGAACAGATCTGCTGATTTAACCCTGAAGAGGACCAAAACTCTCTGTACCATGGAACAGTTCAGTATTTCAGCCTCAAATGTTTAATCCCTGCAGGAGTAATGTGGTTTAGGTCAGATCATACAGACAGAGGCCACCTGCAGAGTCCAGCCTGAAGGTGGAGACAAGGCAGCAGGGGCACTTGTATTGGGTTTGAAGACTTTATCCTGGAATGtttccatatttatttttgtttgagaATGTATCTCACTAAATGGCTGATGAATACAGCAGGTTAGCTAACTTTGTTAGTGAATGAACACATCATTGGTTAGTGATTGTTAAACTCAGCACTGCAGTATTTGGCAGCACAGGTTACTTTGAGTTGGTTATACCCGCTTCTTACCTTATGTAACCAAAGTGGGCCCTTGTGAAATGCACCTTGGGAAGTGCCAGGTGTGGACAGGAGCTGTTGTCAGACATGTAGAGAATGTACATGGCATGGTTATTGCCCTGATGGTGCCTCCCTTCTATCTACTTGTTTTGACTGTACATTTGGTTTCTTTCTACTGAATGCTCTTTTGTGCTTTTTACATATCATTGTTGTAGAAGATCGTCTACAAACCGGACAtagtgtaaaataataatataatgataataactaTCTCCAGTGAAGGTAATCAGCAATGTAACAGTCTGAAAGGGCAGTGAACTCTGCTTATATTCCCTGACAATAAATGCACTGCCATCACTGTGATACTAAGGGAAACTCTCAGATCAGAACAATCTATTGTTTTTACTTGGGTacaacacatttatgttttatgatttatgacgTATTTGTAATTCTTTATCGAATTTGGAGAACTCAAAATGTGCAAATTatccacatttacaaaaacatggaTGTTTCTCTGACGTACGTTGGCATGTGGTTTTTAACTGGTCTTTCATGAGTTGTAACCTGTCCTgtcaaaaaataataactttcaCTAATTCTTTCACAGCTAATTGCATCTTTGGTGATTATTATGGCGCTGGTTTCCTACTTGAAGGGGTTATcattaaaagggaaaaatgaCTTGTCATTTCTTTCTTAACTGAGAATGTAAAGCTGGAGGTAAGTTTATggctgaaatatatttaaattaattatattagtCGAAAACAAAAAACTCATTAAACCTATTTaacactgattttattttttttacttaaacttTAGTGGGATGACTCAAACAAGGAAGCAGTAAATCATGTCACCAGCAACCACTGGAGTTATGTGTAATCATAACACAATATTTCAAAAATGTCTTAACTTTTGCTCTATAATTAATGTGGATTATTTATGATATATTTTTGGAATGTAAACATCAGATTCTCATTTGGACAAAACATCTGACATTGAAGCTCATGTATGATTAAACAGTCGTTTATGAACAGCTTTGTGCTTGATggttatgcttttattttgttgtatgaCAGGGCACATATTATGAAAACTCACTTTTAAGTGTTGGTGCACATACATTTAAGTACCGGAGCgcctaccaacccacaaactgtgaagtAAGTCAACCAAGTCAGAAAACATAGAAACCATTCAGATGtggctccccttcctatgtcacatgcatgCTCTTTACAATATAACGCTGCCCATCTGAAGATCTCCACCCAAGGCTTGAGAACTACCCTTTACACATATTtcacaagccaatcagagcagacggGGCTTTTTGGGGAGGTGGGCTTTAAGAGACCGGCGCTAAAACAAAGTCTATTCAGGcggacagtatgagaaaaattattagatttttgaacattaaagcatgttctagtagaaagtATCAACCTGAAAATGAACTTAATATGTCCCCATTAAAGTAAAGATGGGTGTAAATGTCTAAatcaaatcatatttatttatatagcccaatatcacaaatgacacatttgtctcagtggtaGTACGACcgcctctgtccttagaccctcacaccacacaaggaaaagtTAAATCTAGTCTGCAAATACCTGAATATGTACAAATGTTCcaaatcttcttcttctactacttttactaaatGTTGTGTTAGTGGATTCAAAGAATATTCATCTTTGGTTGTGCAGCAGTGAGAACATTGAGGAGAAAAAGGATCAGTCTTCATCTACATCATCAAAGGCCACGCCAGTCGCCTGTCGCTTTCTGCAAAACAGGATGAACACACAGGATGGTTCACACATATCTAAATAATGTGGGTACCGTTAGAGGTTTATGGATGACACATTGTACCTTTTAGTTCCTGGGTTGATGAGAGAAGCCCCTGGAAATAGTTTCTTCATCGCCACTGATGGAGCACAATTCTGCTGCTGGGGTTCAAACTCTGAGGAGAAACATATCATCACTGTAAGCTGGTGGGACAAACATCAAACAACCACAAGCCTGTTCCTGTATTCCTCAGGTCAACTCTGCAGATAACaagcaaaatacaaacaatactaaatcttaatatgaaatatccacAAGTGTTCAGAAGTTTCAATATCAAACACTGATCCTAATTAATGCATATCATTTCTCAATGAGTTTTCCTACCGGATTATTAACATGTAGGGAATTATTGTAAAGGAGAATTAGGCTTCTTGTGTGCTTTATCCCACAGTCTGACAATAGCTATTACTGTTTAAAACTATTCCTGACTGCTAAAAACATTtggaattcacacacacacacttcttttattattattatttttttattgacacCTTTATTCCATGTTCTTCTCTGTTAATATACTCCACATATAGTGATCAGGTATTATTTAAGAATGAACATAGACTGTCATAACCAAATTCTTCAACTCAGAGCGTGGGCATCCAATTGAATTAAACATACACAATAACtacataaaatgacattttgttatATTTCCATCTTTAGTCAGCAGAGCACTTCACGGTCTTTGACGGCTATGAGAGGAATATTATCATCAATACTGAGAACATAATTGCACAATACAGCCACAGCCCAGCTTAGTGTAGCTTGAGAGCCAAAATCAATGTCAACGAAGCACAGTATACAATAATAATTGAAGGCACCCAAGATAAGCGTATCAACATTTTTCTCTGAACTCCTCTCTTTGGGATTTTAGCAGCTGGACAGTCAAAGGATATTGTTAAAGTAGATTTTAGTAAGCaaatcaaactgaaactgtAAAACTGGGAAACAAAAAATGGATTTTGCTTAACTTTAAACTTgttccaaaacacacactctccctgcaaTAAGAAAGATTCATCACCTGCCATCAGTGCCTCCTAAAGTTTCACACCCTAAGGACTGCGAGGTGCGACAGACGGAATTGTGCTAAATGCTTATGTTTGTCTGAGAAAGATTCAGTGTGAACAATGGACAGATGAAGAAACActcatttgaattattatttggAATGTTTGTTAAACTATCctaatttgttcatttgtttcacATAATAAAATAGATCATTGTGAGACAGCCTGAAGATGACATTATAAGTAGCCATGTGTGGACACACAGACTCTTAGCGTCAGTAGCCTCTCACCCTTCACTCTAACAGTCACCATCGCACAGTGGcttatatcttcttcctctttctcaccGAGtcttttacccttaattaacacctcgttattaaatatgatcaacctgtatCTAATatctttaaagtagctgtaataaaaccacttcttaaaaagcccagtcttgatccagatgttttagccaactataggccgatatctaacctaccctttctcgctaagatccttgagaaagcagtcgcaaaacagttgtgtgatttttttacataataatagtttattttaagtttttcaatctggatttaaagttcatcatagcacagagacggcactggtgaaagttaccaatgaccttctattggcatcagacaaaggacttgtctctgttcttgtcttgttagacctcagtgctgctttcgacactgttgatcatgacattctactacagagactggaacattgtgttggcataaaaggaaccgcactaagctggttcaagtcctatttatctgagcgatctcaatttgtatgtgttaacgataaatcctccatgataGCCAAAGTCAAtcatggagtcccgcaaggttctgtacttggacctattctattaaccttatatatgcttcctttgggcaatattataaggaaccactctataaactttcattgttatgcggatgatacccaattatatctatccaTCAAGCTAGAcacaggacactttgtccgcctccttcagtgacaggctgcttcacccgcggtgtctcacggagagatactgtaggtcctttctccctgcagcgatcagactgtacaatcaccacggcccctggtagaccaccacaccaagaacacactattccaccactgttgtgaaATTATCACTGCAATGTTCAATATTTACTTTTACAACTCTTTATCAGcaactttgtacttatattacttttactctattttattctatttaattattgtgtactcgtcACTTTACTTAATTGTTCTGCTGTaaacaaggtaaatttccccatcgtgggactaataaaggatttctgattctgattctgagatgaaaccaatcaattagctaaacttcaagcatgccttaaggacataaaaacgtggatgtctagcaactttttgatgtttgatgttctAATAACATAGAACGTCTttgatggcattaatttggcctccagcaccaccgtatgGAATCtcggcgttatctttgatcaggatctgtcttttaactcccacataaaacaaatctcaaggactgccttctttcatctacgtaacattgcaaacataagacacatcctgtctcaaaatgatgcagaaaaactagtccatgtatttgttacttcaaggctggattactgcaactcattataataataataataataataataataataataataataataataataataataataataatacattttatttggaggtgcctttcaagacacccaaggacaccgtacaaaatacaaattattatcaggttgtcccaaaaagtcgatAAAAGCTTATAGGGCTGGCTAAGGCTTGCCAGTGTGACAGCCCTAAGCCCTCAAAGTCTGTGAGTCTGTACATTGGGACTTTGTTGTGCTTTCTGTCTTCATTAGTTGGCAGTGAGAAGGAAACATGCATGTGTTCCAAACATCCTATTGCAATGTGTttcataaaaagaaacatttattcgCATGCAGAAAACAAAACGACACCCCATCCCCAGTGAAAATTACACCCTTTGGTATACAGCTTTAGAAACATACCTGCGGGCCGCCTTTGGTGATTTTGGTGACTGACAGAGGGGGATCCACCTGGgggaaattaaaaaacacagtcAGCATTGAATCCAAAGTCACAATGAGTTTAACTCCTACTCCAATGGgactaaatatttaattattataagaTCAAACCTCGTAATCtatgtaaaacaaatgcaatgagtcacaaaaataaaagtacatttactgtcaGCCTGAGTAAGGCTGTCAGCCATCCTAAACAGCAGCTCCTTCAGTTCCTTTGCAGCCTGGTGGCCTTCCAGCCTGGATAAGGTAACCTGGACTGGACTGGAGCTCACATGGAGCTCTGCACTGGAGTCCTGCACCACAACAGACACATCTCCACTACCACAGGCCGACCTGAGGGACAGACAGAATAATATTTAGCCTGaattatgacacacacacacacacacacacacacacaggctgtgcAGCTTTACTGGCACCACTGAATTTCCGCGTCTTGCTAGAAATAATTCATATTATACAAAGTGGTTTTAAAGGACAACATATTATATCTCACCTGAGTTTTAGGATATAGTCCTCAGTAGATTTCAAGGCAAAAGTTTGTCCCTAAACAAACAAGTATAGTTAACCAATTACCATAAAGGGGAAACTGATGCACTGAGTGTAAAAATCCCAGCGGTCTGCAGGTGAAACTCACAAACTGGTGCAATGTGTCCTTGGTGTACTCTGAGCTCCAAACATTAGCAGCATCTGTCAAACTCCATAGGATTAACAAGAATGTGATGATGAAAACAGTTGCATTACATCACACTAACAACGTCCTTACAAAGGGAAGACAACTGATATAAATGTACAAACAATTCATTACAGTCtcataataaatgtgtgaataaacaCCTTACTGACAATGTCTAAAAGTGAACAACAGGCCTTTGGAAAAGGATCATCTCTTGGATATCATATCGGACTTGATTCATTGCCCTGTATTGCATTTGTTCATAATGGTGTACACCCTTGTACCTACAGGAAGACCTACCAAACTTGATGCACTCTTTTAAAGGAGAGAATTGTATATGAATGCAGTTTCAGTTTTGTGAAACATGTTTCCTAATTTACAGGTAAATTGACATTACTTTGAGAGTACAATTAAAGATTACATGATCGATTTTGGAGGATTATGTCTACATACTAAGAATCTTCGAGCCTCACGTTGTATTCCGTTAGTTATTACCGTGTTGACCGGTTTGAGCTCTATAAACGACCCTAACTTTTAACATTGTGTGAAATGTCCACGGTTTAGAGTTTACCAACAAttctattttgttttatgttctaACACAAACATAATTTCCCTGATAGGCAGCCGAATATTAGACTGTTCGATGTGTTAGCATTCTCTCCGTTCTGAAACACTAATGAGGTCACATTTGCGTTCATTTTTAACACAAACTTCGACTCACCAAATATTACATATTCCGTTGTTCGTGcgtgtgtaaaaaataaatttagACCGGTTATTTTTATCCAACACAGTGCAGTATGACGTTTGGAACACATCCATGTTTCCTTCTGGAGTTTACTGACAACTAGCGAAGACCTTACTCAGACAGGAAGCACAACAAAGTAACGTCTATGGAtcccgtcttcttcttctctcacttaTTGTGCCTTGTCTTCTTCTTTGGGTTTAATTTGCGGTTGGCAGTGCATTACGGCCACCTGCTGGATTGGACTGTAGAGCagaaaaataatagaaaagaaaaacgaaACAAAATTCTCTCTGCTATAACAGATTATTTTAGTtcggttttgttttgtttatgttcatgttcattATATTTAAGAAAGGACAATGCAAATTGTGAACAGATTTAGCCAGACAGGCTAAATTCCATCTGCAAGCCCCAGCAGGTTGATagcataaacaaaacacacacacaagagcacATAAGCACAGACGAAAACACATAACCATAATGAAAAGCAAATGGGGCGTCTAAGGCTCAGGAGGTACAGTAGTCAAGTTTTCAAGTTGTTGTTACTTAGTGAGCCTTATTTTGAAACCTGCATTCAACTGGGCTGTGTGATTTTCTTAGGGTGGCATTGTTATGTATCAGTTATAACTG from Cottoperca gobio chromosome 9, fCotGob3.1, whole genome shotgun sequence includes:
- the paxx gene encoding protein PAXX isoform X3, which codes for MDVFQTSYCTVLDKNNRSKFIFYTRTNNGICNIWSACGSGDVSVVVQDSSAELHVSSSPVQVTLSRLEGHQAAKELKELLFRMADSLTQADSKCGSPSVSHQNHQRRPAEFEPQQQNCAPSVAMKKLFPGASLINPGTKRKRQATGVAFDDVDED
- the paxx gene encoding protein PAXX isoform X2; amino-acid sequence: MCSKRHTALCWIKITGLNLFFTHARTTEYVIFDAANVWSSEYTKDTLHQFGQTFALKSTEDYILKLRSACGSGDVSVVVQDSSAELHVSSSPVQVTLSRLEGHQAAKELKELLFRMADSLTQADSKCGSPSVSHQNHQRRPAEFEPQQQNCAPSVAMKKLFPGASLINPGTKRKRQATGVAFDDVDED
- the paxx gene encoding protein PAXX isoform X1 — translated: MDVFQTSYCTVLDKNNRSKFIFYTRTNNGICNICLTDAANVWSSEYTKDTLHQFGQTFALKSTEDYILKLRSACGSGDVSVVVQDSSAELHVSSSPVQVTLSRLEGHQAAKELKELLFRMADSLTQADSKCGSPSVSHQNHQRRPAEFEPQQQNCAPSVAMKKLFPGASLINPGTKRKRQATGVAFDDVDED